The following are from one region of the Planctomonas sp. JC2975 genome:
- the dnaJ gene encoding molecular chaperone DnaJ has protein sequence MADHYEVLGVSRDASPDEIKKAYRRLARELHPDVNPSPEASERFKLVTHAYDVLSDPQQRQQYDLGPQAGGFDGAGFGGFGDIFETFFGGGAGGSQRGPRSRRERGQDALLRVEVDLDEVVFGAHRDLEVDTAVVCETCGGSCCQPGTAPVTCDICHGTGSIQRTVRSLLGNVMTSSPCGTCRGYGTVIATPCVTCQGQGRVRARRTVPVDIPAGVDTGLRLQMPGSGEAGPAGGPNGDLYLEIKVRHHDIFSRDGDDLLCTLSVSMADAVLGTHAKVKALDGDIDVELKPGVQGADVITVKGRGITHLRGTGRGDLRVGVQVVTPTKLDRKERELIEQFAAHHKAESPTLARFQQGLFSKLRDRFL, from the coding sequence GTGGCCGACCATTACGAAGTCCTCGGTGTCTCTCGCGACGCCAGCCCCGACGAGATCAAGAAGGCGTACCGCCGTCTCGCCCGCGAGCTCCACCCCGACGTGAACCCGAGCCCTGAGGCATCGGAGCGGTTCAAGCTCGTGACGCACGCCTACGACGTGCTCAGCGACCCGCAGCAGCGTCAGCAGTACGACCTCGGCCCACAGGCCGGCGGATTCGACGGCGCCGGCTTCGGTGGATTCGGCGACATCTTCGAGACGTTCTTCGGCGGGGGAGCCGGTGGGTCGCAACGCGGTCCCCGATCCCGCCGCGAGCGAGGACAAGACGCGCTGCTCCGGGTGGAAGTCGATCTCGACGAGGTCGTCTTCGGCGCCCATCGCGACCTCGAAGTGGACACCGCCGTCGTGTGCGAGACCTGCGGCGGATCCTGCTGCCAGCCGGGCACAGCGCCCGTCACGTGCGACATCTGCCACGGAACGGGCAGCATCCAGCGCACCGTGCGCTCGCTCCTCGGCAACGTGATGACCTCGTCGCCGTGCGGAACGTGCCGAGGATACGGAACGGTCATCGCCACACCGTGCGTGACGTGCCAGGGCCAGGGCCGCGTGCGCGCGCGCCGGACCGTTCCGGTGGACATCCCCGCGGGTGTGGACACAGGCCTTCGTCTGCAGATGCCGGGAAGCGGTGAGGCCGGCCCGGCCGGCGGCCCCAACGGCGATCTCTACCTGGAGATCAAGGTGCGGCACCACGACATCTTCAGCCGCGACGGCGACGACCTGCTGTGCACCCTGAGCGTCTCGATGGCGGATGCCGTGCTCGGCACCCACGCGAAGGTGAAGGCGCTCGACGGCGACATCGACGTCGAGCTCAAGCCGGGCGTGCAGGGCGCCGACGTCATCACCGTGAAGGGCAGGGGCATCACCCACTTGCGCGGCACCGGACGCGGCGACCTTCGCGTCGGCGTGCAGGTCGTCACCCCGACGAAGCTCGATCGCAAGGAGCGCGAGCTCATCGAGCAGTTCGCGGCGCACCACAAGGCGGAGTCCCCGACCCTGGCACGGTTCCAGCAGGGCCTGTTCTCCAAGCTGCGCGACCGCTTCCTGTAG
- the hrcA gene encoding heat-inducible transcriptional repressor HrcA: MVSERSLEVLRVIVQDYVASREPVGSKSIVERHGFGVSAATIRNDMAALEEEELIAAPHTSSGRVPTDKGYRLFVDRMSELRPLSTAQRQAIELFLGQSVDVDDVLARTVRLLAQLTQQVALVQYPSVSRARVRHIEFVPLAPQRVLCVLIADSGVVEQGIAEPDGELSEDAFAELRARVNAEAAGLRLSDAASVLRSLAERMPAEGWTQARREVVASLCQVIVDQIEGTRQERLIMAGAANLVRTEHDFSGSVTPVLEAIEEQVELLKLFGEMAKDQHGVSVRIGRENASAPLSEASVVASGYAGRGTDVARLGVLGPTRMDYSNNMAAVRAVARYLSRLLGE, encoded by the coding sequence ATGGTGTCGGAACGCAGTCTCGAAGTGCTGCGGGTCATCGTGCAGGACTACGTCGCCTCCCGCGAGCCCGTCGGATCGAAGAGCATCGTCGAGCGACACGGATTCGGGGTGTCTGCCGCGACCATCCGCAACGACATGGCGGCGCTGGAGGAAGAGGAGCTCATCGCTGCTCCGCACACGTCCTCCGGACGCGTCCCGACCGACAAGGGCTACCGCCTGTTCGTCGACCGGATGTCCGAGCTGCGTCCGCTTTCCACTGCTCAGAGGCAGGCGATCGAGCTGTTCCTCGGTCAGTCCGTCGACGTCGACGACGTTCTCGCCCGTACGGTGCGCCTGCTTGCGCAGCTGACGCAGCAGGTCGCTCTCGTGCAGTATCCGTCGGTGTCTCGAGCGCGGGTTCGTCACATCGAGTTCGTGCCGCTCGCTCCGCAACGCGTGCTGTGCGTGCTGATCGCCGATTCGGGAGTGGTGGAGCAGGGCATCGCGGAGCCCGACGGCGAATTGTCGGAGGACGCCTTCGCCGAGTTGCGAGCGCGGGTGAACGCGGAGGCGGCCGGTCTGCGTTTGTCGGATGCGGCATCCGTGCTGCGATCGCTCGCCGAGCGGATGCCCGCCGAAGGATGGACGCAGGCTCGTCGCGAGGTCGTGGCATCCCTGTGCCAGGTGATCGTCGACCAGATCGAGGGCACCAGGCAAGAACGGCTGATCATGGCGGGTGCGGCCAACCTGGTGCGCACGGAACACGACTTCAGCGGCAGCGTCACGCCCGTGCTGGAGGCCATCGAGGAACAGGTGGAGCTGCTGAAGCTCTTCGGCGAGATGGCCAAGGATCAGCACGGGGTGTCGGTGCGGATCGGACGCGAGAACGCGTCAGCACCTCTTTCGGAGGCGTCAGTGGTGGCGAGCGGATACGCCGGACGCGGTACCGATGTCGCCCGGCTGGGCGTGCTCGGACCCACCCGAATGGACTACTCCAACAACATGGCCGCCGTGCGAGCGGTGGCCCGCTACCTGTCCCGCCTGCTCGGCGAATGA
- a CDS encoding DUF4870 domain-containing protein, whose product MSDPNSPEQPGQPEQPGQPEQPGQPEQPGQPQQPGQPQQPAAPQPPQAPQPPQYGQQPPQQPYGQPQYGQQPPQYGQQPPQYEQQPPQYGQQPPQQPYGQPQYGQPYAAAPAQPLSPEADKTAAMWAHIGGIVGFLPSLIIWLVLKDRGPRTNVEGKEALNWQITFTILYVALWIVISIIGGITSAVGLWFIGGLLALLLWALWIVNVIFSIIGGVRVNAGGSYRYPWNFRFIK is encoded by the coding sequence ATGAGCGATCCCAACAGCCCTGAGCAGCCGGGCCAACCCGAGCAGCCGGGCCAACCCGAGCAGCCAGGCCAACCCGAGCAGCCAGGCCAGCCCCAACAGCCGGGCCAACCGCAGCAGCCTGCTGCGCCGCAGCCACCCCAAGCCCCGCAGCCGCCTCAGTACGGACAGCAGCCTCCGCAGCAGCCGTACGGCCAACCGCAGTACGGGCAGCAGCCGCCTCAGTACGGGCAGCAGCCTCCGCAGTATGAGCAGCAGCCTCCGCAGTATGGTCAGCAGCCTCCGCAACAGCCCTACGGCCAACCGCAATACGGCCAGCCCTACGCGGCAGCGCCTGCACAGCCGTTGAGCCCCGAGGCGGACAAGACAGCAGCCATGTGGGCGCACATCGGCGGAATCGTCGGATTCCTCCCATCCCTGATCATCTGGCTCGTGCTGAAGGACCGCGGTCCGCGCACCAACGTCGAAGGCAAGGAAGCCCTGAACTGGCAGATCACCTTCACGATCCTCTACGTCGCGCTCTGGATCGTGATCTCGATCATCGGCGGCATCACCTCCGCGGTCGGGCTCTGGTTCATCGGCGGCCTGCTCGCTCTTCTGCTCTGGGCACTCTGGATCGTCAACGTGATCTTCTCGATCATCGGCGGCGTCCGGGTGAACGCGGGCGGAAGCTACCGCTATCCGTGGAACTTCCGCTTCATCAAGTGA
- a CDS encoding DUF4870 domain-containing protein, protein MSNVPPPPPPQNPYQGSTAMDPAAEKTWSILIHLGGAVVSFITYASLAFLPALIGFLVLKDRGPFVRENTKNALNFQLTMLIGVIVGWITAFIIIGFVILLAVWVVNIVFSIIAAVRANRGEVYRYPITIQFVR, encoded by the coding sequence ATGAGTAACGTTCCTCCCCCGCCCCCACCCCAGAACCCCTACCAAGGCAGCACCGCCATGGATCCTGCGGCCGAGAAGACCTGGTCGATCCTCATTCACCTGGGAGGTGCTGTCGTCTCGTTCATCACGTACGCCAGCCTCGCCTTCCTTCCGGCACTGATCGGATTCCTCGTACTCAAGGACCGCGGTCCCTTCGTGCGCGAGAACACCAAGAACGCGCTGAACTTCCAGCTGACCATGCTGATCGGCGTGATCGTGGGCTGGATCACGGCCTTCATCATCATCGGATTCGTGATCCTGCTCGCCGTCTGGGTCGTCAATATCGTCTTCAGCATCATCGCGGCCGTCCGCGCGAACCGTGGCGAGGTGTACAGGTACCCCATCACGATCCAGTTCGTGAGGTAA
- the hemW gene encoding radical SAM family heme chaperone HemW — protein sequence MPSTLPIADPAPSDGLLPASAAVDATSRDFGVYLHVPFCRVRCGYCDFNTYTATELRGARQADYAEQAATEVAFGAEVLALSGIPSREAATVFFGGGTPTLLPSADLASMLAAVRSTFGLAQHAEVTTEANPDSVDAGYLADLAAAGFTRVSFGMQSAVPHVLRTLERTHDPERIPLVVQWAKDAGLQVSLDLIYGTPGESLTDWSTSVEAALSCDPDHLSAYSLIVEDGTKLARQIRRGEVPEPDEDLQADMYELVDERLEAAGYEWYEVSNWAKDAAHRSRHNLAYWLGHDWWGVGPGAHSHVGGVRWWNVKHPAAYAQRVLAGESPAAGRETLDATTRELEDVLLRVRIRDGLPVSALHGAGRAAVAGLIADGLVDAKAALHGSVELTRTGRLLADAVVRRLLA from the coding sequence ATGCCGAGCACACTGCCGATCGCTGACCCGGCGCCGTCGGACGGCCTGCTTCCGGCGTCCGCGGCCGTCGACGCGACCTCGCGGGACTTCGGTGTGTACTTGCACGTCCCGTTCTGCCGCGTGCGGTGCGGATACTGCGATTTCAACACGTACACGGCGACCGAACTCCGCGGCGCGCGCCAGGCCGACTACGCAGAGCAGGCGGCGACCGAGGTGGCCTTCGGCGCCGAGGTTCTCGCGCTCTCCGGCATTCCGTCGCGCGAAGCGGCGACCGTGTTCTTCGGCGGCGGCACGCCGACGCTCCTTCCCTCGGCCGACCTCGCGTCCATGCTCGCCGCGGTGCGGTCGACCTTCGGTCTAGCGCAGCATGCCGAGGTGACGACGGAGGCGAATCCCGACAGCGTGGATGCCGGCTACCTCGCCGATCTCGCCGCAGCGGGATTCACGAGGGTGTCGTTCGGCATGCAGTCCGCTGTTCCCCACGTGCTGCGGACCCTCGAGCGCACGCACGACCCGGAGCGGATCCCGCTCGTGGTGCAGTGGGCGAAGGACGCCGGCCTGCAGGTGAGCCTGGATCTCATCTACGGAACGCCGGGGGAGTCGCTGACGGATTGGAGCACCTCCGTCGAGGCGGCGCTGTCGTGCGACCCCGACCATCTGTCGGCCTATTCGCTCATCGTCGAGGACGGCACGAAGCTCGCCAGACAGATCCGTCGGGGCGAGGTGCCGGAGCCCGATGAGGACCTTCAGGCCGACATGTACGAACTCGTCGACGAGCGGCTCGAGGCCGCCGGCTACGAATGGTACGAGGTGAGCAACTGGGCTAAGGATGCCGCGCACCGGTCCCGGCACAACCTCGCGTACTGGCTCGGCCACGACTGGTGGGGCGTCGGTCCCGGTGCGCACAGCCACGTCGGCGGGGTGCGGTGGTGGAACGTGAAGCATCCGGCCGCGTACGCCCAGCGCGTCCTCGCCGGAGAATCGCCCGCCGCCGGCCGCGAGACGCTCGATGCGACCACTCGCGAGCTCGAGGATGTGCTCCTCCGCGTGCGCATCCGCGACGGCCTGCCGGTGTCGGCGCTGCACGGTGCTGGACGGGCGGCCGTCGCGGGCCTGATCGCCGACGGACTCGTGGATGCGAAAGCCGCCCTGCATGGGTCGGTCGAACTGACCAGGACAGGGCGGCTGCTTGCCGACGCCGTGGTGCGTCGGCTGCTGGCGTGA
- a CDS encoding DUF1990 domain-containing protein gives MARIAHTTRSDTGTETKGTFTKAMRRSTFTDQPVTYAAVGATLSHDLTQHPPKGYRPYARSIRLGSGDDRFETSLRALMTWGVQRGSGVEVVSVDPGTGEEYAGVHYAEDGTPERLERHRGTEAVFDEDGHPYISNGMTALLRVPFGPFHLNAPVRVVYVIEEENRVGFGYGTMRGHPLSGEEAFVLERRDDDSVWLTMRSFSKTAGGARAFIAPFVRIGQAQLAKRYLRALHPVTGNPVIAEASVAGETDDTAGTIPSVDVQVHRDPAAEVTARVEHAEHTADR, from the coding sequence GTGGCTCGAATCGCCCACACGACCCGCAGCGATACCGGCACCGAGACGAAGGGCACGTTCACGAAGGCCATGCGACGCAGTACCTTCACCGATCAGCCGGTGACCTACGCAGCCGTTGGCGCGACGCTCTCTCACGACCTGACGCAGCATCCGCCAAAGGGATACCGTCCGTACGCCCGGTCCATTCGGCTGGGCAGCGGGGACGATCGCTTCGAGACGTCCCTGCGCGCCCTGATGACGTGGGGCGTTCAGCGGGGGAGTGGCGTCGAGGTCGTCAGCGTGGATCCGGGTACGGGCGAGGAATACGCCGGAGTGCACTACGCGGAAGACGGAACCCCTGAGCGTCTCGAGCGCCATCGAGGCACGGAGGCGGTCTTCGACGAGGACGGGCATCCGTACATCTCCAATGGAATGACCGCCCTGCTGCGCGTGCCGTTCGGGCCCTTCCACCTCAACGCGCCGGTGCGCGTGGTCTACGTGATCGAGGAGGAGAACCGGGTGGGGTTCGGCTACGGGACGATGCGCGGGCATCCGCTGTCCGGTGAAGAGGCGTTCGTACTCGAGAGGCGCGACGACGACTCGGTGTGGCTGACGATGCGATCGTTCTCCAAGACGGCAGGCGGTGCCAGGGCCTTCATCGCGCCCTTCGTCCGCATCGGCCAGGCTCAGCTCGCCAAGCGCTACCTCAGGGCGTTGCATCCGGTGACGGGCAACCCGGTGATCGCAGAGGCGTCGGTCGCCGGCGAGACGGATGACACCGCGGGGACGATTCCGTCCGTCGATGTCCAGGTGCACCGCGACCCCGCGGCGGAGGTCACCGCACGGGTCGAGCATGCCGAGCACACTGCCGATCGCTGA
- the lepA gene encoding translation elongation factor 4 produces MSPRATTALEPAATDPARIRNFCIIAHIDHGKSTLADRMLQLTGVVEERAMRAQYLDRMDIERERGITIKSQAVRMPWQFEGDTYALNMIDTPGHVDFTYEVSRSLAACEGAILLVDAAQGIEAQTLANLYLALENDLAIIPVLNKIDLPAAEPEKYARELADLIGGSPDDVLRVSGKTGAGVDALLDRVTELVPAPSGVRDAPARAMIFDSVYDSYRGVVTYVRMVDGQLTPRERIQMMSTRATHEILEIGVSSPEPTPSKGLGVGEVGYLITGVKDVRQSKVGDTVTSAAKPATQALAGYTEPKPMVFSGLYPIDASDYPELREALDKLKLSDAALVYEPETSVALGFGFRCGFLGLLHLEIVTERLEREFGLDLITTAPSVIYEVTTEDGKQITVTNPSEYPAGKVNTVSEPVVRAAILTPKDFVGTVMELCQSRRGSLLGMEYLGEDRVEIRYSMPLGEIVFDFFDQLKSRTQGYASLDYEPSGEQEADLVKVDILLQGEQVDAFSAIVHRDKAYAYGVMMTERLKKLIPRQQFEVPVQAAIGARIIARESIRAMRKDVLAKCYGGDITRKRKLLEKQKEGKKRMKMVGRVEVPQEAFIAALSGDVEGKERK; encoded by the coding sequence ATGTCCCCACGTGCCACAACGGCCCTCGAGCCCGCCGCGACAGACCCTGCGCGCATCCGCAATTTCTGCATCATCGCGCACATCGACCACGGCAAGTCCACGCTCGCCGACCGCATGCTGCAGTTGACCGGTGTGGTCGAGGAGCGCGCCATGCGCGCGCAGTACCTCGACCGCATGGACATCGAGCGCGAGCGCGGCATCACCATCAAAAGCCAGGCCGTTCGCATGCCATGGCAGTTCGAGGGCGACACGTACGCGCTCAACATGATCGACACCCCCGGTCACGTCGACTTCACCTACGAGGTCTCCCGGTCGTTGGCGGCGTGCGAGGGAGCGATCCTGCTCGTGGATGCCGCGCAGGGCATCGAGGCGCAGACCCTCGCGAACCTCTACCTGGCGCTCGAGAACGACCTCGCGATCATCCCGGTGCTCAACAAGATCGACCTTCCGGCGGCCGAGCCGGAGAAGTACGCGCGTGAGCTGGCGGATCTCATCGGCGGCAGTCCCGACGACGTGCTCCGTGTCAGCGGCAAGACCGGCGCAGGCGTCGACGCGCTGCTCGACCGCGTGACCGAGCTGGTGCCCGCCCCCTCAGGCGTGAGGGATGCTCCCGCACGCGCCATGATCTTCGACTCGGTCTACGACAGCTACCGCGGCGTCGTGACCTATGTGCGCATGGTCGACGGGCAGCTCACCCCGCGCGAGCGCATCCAGATGATGTCGACGCGGGCGACTCACGAGATTCTGGAGATCGGAGTCTCCTCGCCCGAGCCCACCCCATCGAAGGGTCTGGGCGTCGGCGAGGTCGGCTATCTCATCACGGGTGTGAAAGACGTTCGCCAGTCGAAGGTGGGCGACACCGTCACCTCCGCCGCGAAGCCCGCGACTCAGGCCCTTGCCGGGTACACGGAGCCGAAGCCCATGGTGTTCTCCGGTCTGTATCCGATCGACGCCAGCGACTACCCGGAGCTGCGCGAGGCGCTGGACAAGCTCAAGCTTTCGGATGCCGCGCTCGTCTACGAGCCGGAGACCTCTGTGGCGCTCGGCTTCGGGTTCCGCTGCGGCTTCCTCGGCCTGCTCCACCTGGAGATCGTCACCGAGCGTCTCGAGCGCGAGTTCGGCCTCGACCTCATCACCACCGCTCCGAGTGTGATCTACGAGGTCACGACCGAAGACGGCAAGCAGATCACCGTCACGAACCCGAGCGAGTATCCGGCTGGCAAGGTCAACACGGTGAGCGAGCCGGTCGTGAGGGCCGCCATCCTCACGCCCAAGGACTTCGTGGGCACGGTGATGGAGCTGTGTCAGTCCAGGCGCGGATCGCTGCTCGGGATGGAGTACTTGGGCGAGGACCGGGTGGAGATCCGGTATTCGATGCCGCTCGGCGAGATCGTCTTCGACTTCTTCGACCAGCTGAAGAGCCGGACGCAGGGCTACGCGAGCCTGGATTACGAGCCGTCCGGCGAGCAGGAGGCCGACCTCGTGAAGGTCGACATCCTGCTGCAGGGCGAGCAGGTGGATGCCTTCAGCGCGATCGTCCACCGCGACAAGGCCTACGCGTACGGGGTCATGATGACCGAGCGCCTGAAGAAGCTGATTCCGCGCCAGCAGTTCGAGGTGCCGGTGCAGGCCGCCATCGGCGCCAGGATCATCGCGCGCGAGTCGATCCGCGCCATGCGCAAGGACGTTCTGGCCAAGTGCTACGGCGGCGACATCACGCGAAAGCGCAAGCTCCTCGAGAAGCAGAAGGAGGGAAAGAAGCGCATGAAGATGGTCGGTCGCGTCGAAGTCCCTCAGGAGGCGTTCATCGCGGCGCTGTCGGGCGACGTCGAGGGCAAGGAACGCAAGTAG
- the rpsT gene encoding 30S ribosomal protein S20, whose protein sequence is MANIKSQLKRIKTNEKARERNKAVKSELKTAIRSTREAISAGDKDKATTALARASKKLDKAVSKGVIHKNQAANRKSAIAKQVAAL, encoded by the coding sequence GTGGCAAACATCAAGTCGCAGCTCAAGCGAATCAAGACGAACGAGAAGGCGCGCGAGCGCAACAAGGCCGTCAAGAGCGAGCTCAAGACCGCGATCCGCTCCACCCGCGAGGCCATCTCCGCCGGCGACAAGGACAAGGCCACCACGGCGCTCGCCCGCGCGTCGAAGAAGCTGGACAAGGCCGTCAGCAAGGGCGTGATCCACAAGAACCAGGCCGCGAACCGCAAGTCGGCCATCGCGAAGCAGGTCGCAGCGCTGTAG
- the holA gene encoding DNA polymerase III subunit delta, with amino-acid sequence MPQLAWNEVRAAPVVLVSGTETVLAERAMRILRDRLREVDPSLEITDISAPDYTAGELASVASPSLFGEPRLLRVSGAERCNDAFVEDLVAYLQAPADDTTVVVRHGGGVRGKRFLDAIRSGSGDGVEIVCAELKRDSDKYDFAQAEFRIAGKKVTPGALRAITSAFTDDLAELAAACQQLIADTGAEVTEATVDRYYSGRVETNAFKVADAALAGRYGEALLTLRHALASGADPVPLVAAFASKLRTMAKLYGARGSSGQLASQFGLAPWQVDRARRDLQGWTEGGLARSIEVVADTDANVKGAGRDPVFALERMIEVLSARGENARGDTAR; translated from the coding sequence ATCCCGCAGCTCGCCTGGAACGAGGTGCGTGCCGCACCGGTCGTGCTGGTGAGCGGAACGGAGACGGTGCTCGCGGAGCGGGCGATGCGCATCCTGCGCGATCGGCTGCGCGAGGTGGATCCGAGCCTCGAGATCACGGACATCAGCGCACCGGATTACACGGCGGGGGAATTGGCCTCCGTGGCCAGTCCCTCGCTCTTCGGCGAGCCCCGCCTGCTGCGCGTCTCGGGCGCCGAGCGGTGCAACGACGCGTTCGTCGAGGACCTCGTCGCCTACCTGCAGGCACCGGCCGACGACACCACCGTCGTCGTGCGCCACGGTGGCGGCGTGCGCGGCAAGCGATTCCTCGATGCCATCCGCTCCGGCAGCGGTGACGGCGTCGAGATCGTATGCGCCGAGCTGAAGCGCGACAGCGACAAATACGACTTCGCACAGGCCGAGTTCCGCATCGCGGGCAAGAAGGTCACACCGGGCGCGCTGCGGGCGATCACGAGCGCCTTCACCGATGATCTCGCCGAGCTCGCGGCGGCGTGCCAGCAGCTCATCGCCGACACGGGTGCCGAGGTCACCGAAGCGACCGTCGACAGGTACTACAGCGGTCGTGTCGAGACCAACGCCTTCAAGGTGGCGGATGCCGCACTCGCCGGCCGCTACGGAGAAGCGCTGCTCACGCTTCGGCACGCGCTGGCGTCGGGTGCGGATCCGGTGCCGCTGGTCGCCGCCTTCGCCAGCAAGCTCCGCACCATGGCCAAGCTCTACGGCGCGCGGGGCAGCTCGGGGCAGCTCGCGTCGCAGTTCGGACTCGCACCGTGGCAGGTCGACCGCGCACGGCGCGACCTTCAGGGGTGGACGGAGGGCGGACTCGCCAGAAGCATCGAGGTCGTCGCCGACACCGACGCCAACGTGAAGGGCGCCGGGCGCGATCCGGTCTTCGCACTGGAGCGCATGATCGAGGTGCTCAGCGCTCGCGGAGAGAATGCTCGCGGAGACACCGCGCGCTGA